The following are encoded in a window of Sinomonas cyclohexanicum genomic DNA:
- a CDS encoding 3-hydroxyacyl-CoA dehydrogenase yields MELHGASALITGGASGLGAATARRLHADGAAVVLVDLPGSAGEALAAELGDRATFAPADVTDEQQVRAAVVRAGELAPLRVVVNCAGIATPGKVLGREGVLPLEQFERVIRVNLVGSFNVIRLAAEAMVATEPVSTELGGPERGVIVNTASVAAFDGQIGQPAYSASKGAVHAMTLPIARELARSLIRVVTIAPGIFETPMMAGLSQEAQASLGAQVPHPARLGRPAEYANLVAHIVDNAMLNGETIRLDGAIRMAPK; encoded by the coding sequence ATGGAACTTCACGGCGCGAGCGCGCTCATCACCGGAGGGGCCTCGGGCCTGGGGGCGGCCACGGCGCGGCGCCTGCACGCGGACGGGGCCGCCGTCGTGCTCGTGGACCTGCCCGGCAGTGCCGGCGAGGCACTCGCGGCTGAGCTGGGGGACCGCGCGACGTTCGCCCCCGCAGACGTGACCGACGAGCAGCAGGTGCGGGCCGCCGTCGTGCGCGCCGGCGAGCTCGCGCCGCTGCGTGTGGTCGTGAACTGCGCCGGAATCGCGACGCCGGGCAAGGTCCTGGGGCGCGAGGGCGTGCTGCCGCTCGAGCAATTCGAGCGCGTGATCCGGGTGAACCTGGTCGGAAGCTTCAACGTGATCCGGCTCGCCGCGGAGGCGATGGTGGCGACCGAGCCCGTCTCGACCGAGCTCGGCGGCCCGGAACGCGGCGTCATCGTGAACACGGCCTCCGTCGCCGCCTTCGACGGGCAGATCGGCCAGCCCGCCTACTCCGCCTCGAAAGGCGCCGTGCACGCGATGACGCTGCCGATCGCGCGGGAGCTCGCGCGCTCGCTCATCCGCGTGGTCACGATCGCTCCCGGCATCTTCGAGACCCCCATGATGGCGGGGCTCTCGCAGGAGGCCCAGGCCTCGCTCGGGGCACAGGTGCCGCATCCCGCGCGGCTCGGACGGCCCGCCGAGTACGCGAACCTCGTGGCCCACATCGTGGACAACGCGATGCTCAACGGCGAGACCATCCGCCTCGACGGCGCCATCCGGATGGCGCCCAAGTGA
- a CDS encoding acyl-CoA dehydrogenase family protein, which yields MTPERHDFTPKSTVGELPAADYYDVERRLDARERAKLGELREFLAAEVAPYAVGWWEREEFPHTVLPKLAALGLSTPRRHGYSRLFTGLVIAELTRVDTSIATFFMVHHDLFVEGLYEFGTPEQRSRYLGDAASLRTTGAFALTEPEHGSDVAGGLSLAARRDGDSWVLDGAKRWIGNGTFADHLLVWAREVGSSGPVTHDGEGPGAVRAFIVAGDSPGLTRTRIEHKTALRTVQNADLVFDGVRVAEADRFASVSSFDDARTMLLGSRLLVSWQAVGQQLAAFDVARAYALEREQFGRPLARFQMVQSQLVQMLGNATASMAMLAELAALQESGQATMARVALAKAWVTARMRETVALGRGVLGGNGILADFGMAKVFADAEAIYTYEGTYEVNALIAGRDITGVSAIA from the coding sequence GTGACGCCAGAGCGCCACGACTTCACCCCGAAGAGCACAGTCGGCGAGCTGCCCGCCGCCGACTACTACGACGTCGAGCGCCGCCTCGACGCCCGCGAGCGGGCCAAGCTCGGTGAGCTGCGCGAGTTCCTCGCCGCGGAAGTCGCGCCGTACGCGGTGGGCTGGTGGGAGCGGGAGGAGTTCCCGCATACGGTGCTGCCGAAGCTCGCCGCACTGGGGCTGTCGACGCCGCGCCGGCACGGCTACTCCCGCTTGTTCACGGGCCTCGTGATCGCCGAGCTGACCCGCGTGGACACCTCGATCGCGACGTTCTTCATGGTCCACCACGACCTGTTCGTCGAGGGTCTCTACGAGTTCGGCACGCCCGAGCAGCGCTCGCGGTACCTCGGAGACGCCGCGTCCCTGCGCACCACGGGCGCGTTCGCCCTGACCGAGCCCGAGCACGGCTCCGACGTTGCCGGCGGACTCTCGCTCGCGGCTCGCCGCGACGGCGATTCGTGGGTGCTCGACGGCGCGAAGCGCTGGATCGGCAACGGCACCTTCGCGGACCACCTCCTCGTGTGGGCGCGGGAGGTTGGCTCCTCGGGTCCGGTGACGCACGACGGCGAGGGGCCGGGGGCGGTGCGCGCGTTCATCGTCGCGGGAGACTCGCCCGGGCTCACGCGGACGCGGATCGAGCACAAGACGGCCCTGCGGACAGTCCAGAATGCGGACCTGGTGTTCGACGGCGTGCGGGTGGCCGAGGCGGACCGGTTCGCCTCGGTCTCCTCGTTCGACGACGCCCGCACTATGCTGCTCGGGTCCCGGCTCCTCGTCTCGTGGCAGGCCGTGGGCCAGCAGCTCGCCGCGTTCGACGTGGCGCGGGCGTACGCGCTCGAGCGGGAGCAGTTCGGGAGGCCGCTCGCGAGGTTCCAGATGGTCCAGAGCCAGCTCGTGCAGATGCTCGGCAACGCGACCGCGTCCATGGCGATGCTCGCCGAGCTCGCCGCGCTCCAGGAGTCCGGCCAAGCGACGATGGCCCGTGTGGCCCTGGCCAAGGCATGGGTGACGGCGCGGATGCGGGAAACCGTGGCGCTGGGCCGTGGGGTCCTCGGCGGAAATGGGATCCTTGCCGACTTCGGCATGGCCAAGGTCTTCGCGGACGCCGAGGCGATCTACACGTACGAGGGCACGTACGAGGTCAACGCGCTCATCGCCGGCCGCGACATCACGGGGGTCTCCGCCATTGCGTGA
- a CDS encoding DUF1684 domain-containing protein, with amino-acid sequence MTETAATTDSQLARWQRFRDNRNAALAEEHGWLTLTSFQWLEPTPSPVELVPGLWSTSEETGVEAAVLTARAEEGLVFDEEGTPVDGTFSAHLSEDESLNWVRFGTIVVELAMRGGRYAIRTRDSAAPTRTEFHGVPVFDYAPEWVIEARWEPYPEPRKVPISTANPLVDGVHVSAGEVVFGRHGHEYRLQAEQGPLGGLTITFHDETNGQTTDDWRKVETPRPRPDGTVVLDFNRAINYPSAFTAYGTCPMPVRGNSLDLAVEAGEKTPDAE; translated from the coding sequence ATGACTGAGACTGCCGCCACGACCGATTCGCAGCTTGCCCGCTGGCAGCGCTTCCGCGACAACCGCAACGCGGCCCTGGCCGAGGAGCACGGGTGGCTCACGCTGACCTCGTTCCAGTGGCTCGAGCCCACGCCGTCCCCGGTGGAGCTCGTCCCGGGCCTGTGGTCCACGTCCGAGGAGACGGGCGTGGAGGCCGCCGTGCTCACCGCCCGGGCCGAAGAGGGGCTCGTGTTCGACGAGGAGGGCACCCCCGTGGACGGGACGTTCAGCGCGCACCTGTCCGAAGACGAGTCGCTGAACTGGGTGCGGTTCGGCACGATCGTCGTGGAGCTCGCGATGCGCGGCGGACGGTACGCGATCCGCACGCGGGACTCCGCCGCGCCGACCCGGACCGAGTTCCACGGCGTGCCTGTGTTCGACTATGCCCCGGAGTGGGTGATCGAGGCGCGCTGGGAGCCGTACCCCGAGCCCCGCAAGGTGCCGATCTCCACGGCCAACCCGCTCGTGGACGGCGTGCATGTCTCCGCGGGCGAGGTCGTGTTCGGCCGGCACGGGCACGAGTACCGGCTCCAGGCCGAGCAGGGTCCGCTCGGCGGGCTGACCATCACGTTCCACGACGAGACCAACGGCCAGACCACCGACGACTGGCGCAAGGTCGAGACACCCCGCCCCCGCCCGGATGGGACCGTGGTGCTCGACTTCAACCGGGCCATCAACTACCCGAGCGCCTTCACCGCGTACGGGACGTGCCCGATGCCGGTCCGGGGAAACTCCCTCGACCTCGCCGTCGAGGCGGGCGAGAAGACCCCCGACGCCGAGTAG
- a CDS encoding LysE family translocator has translation MTLQESLLGFAAIAALITVLPGTDTALVLRYTLSQGRRHAYTAALGMITGAFVWGAAAATGVSALLTVSEVAYDILRIAGALYMLWLAVGLWRASFAKHDGALPPGALPHHSLEPLKRTWAKGFISNILNPKYGMFCIAVIPQFLVPGVPSVWMGLLLSVVANVEAIIWFIAIVAAAQFFGRWLNGGTFRKWIDRVTGTALGAFGVVAILETRHA, from the coding sequence GTGACCCTCCAGGAATCCCTGCTCGGCTTCGCGGCCATCGCCGCGCTCATCACGGTGCTCCCGGGGACGGACACGGCCCTCGTGCTGCGGTATACGCTCAGCCAGGGCCGCCGCCACGCGTACACGGCCGCGCTGGGCATGATCACGGGCGCCTTCGTGTGGGGCGCCGCCGCGGCCACCGGCGTCTCGGCGCTCCTGACCGTCTCGGAGGTCGCGTATGACATCCTGCGGATCGCCGGCGCCCTGTACATGCTGTGGCTCGCGGTAGGGCTGTGGCGCGCCTCGTTCGCGAAGCACGACGGCGCCCTCCCGCCCGGCGCCCTCCCGCACCACAGTCTCGAGCCGCTGAAGCGGACGTGGGCGAAGGGCTTCATCTCGAACATCCTCAACCCGAAGTACGGCATGTTCTGCATCGCCGTGATCCCGCAGTTCCTCGTTCCGGGGGTGCCATCGGTCTGGATGGGCCTCCTGCTCTCCGTGGTGGCGAACGTCGAGGCGATCATCTGGTTCATCGCAATCGTTGCCGCAGCACAGTTCTTCGGCCGGTGGCTCAACGGCGGCACGTTCCGCAAGTGGATCGACCGGGTCACGGGCACCGCGCTGGGGGCATTCGGCGTCGTGGCGATCCTCGAGACCCGGCACGCCTGA
- a CDS encoding DedA family protein encodes MSAWWAVVLGLVPVVAADVFFPMVPAEVAVATAGALASEGHVDFTAVVAASAMGSWLGDVGLFLLVRHSLSPFVDRWRWGRRLHTGTREALDQLGRLGAFVTIVGTRFLPGGRLGVTVTSGMSQVSTRGFVVSDAVGGLLWSLWMAGIGFVAHRTTNLPFWAAALVSAGASTVLGLGLAAVLARRRRHRGADEPDAPPRILGR; translated from the coding sequence GTGAGCGCCTGGTGGGCGGTGGTGCTCGGGCTGGTGCCGGTCGTGGCGGCGGACGTCTTCTTCCCCATGGTCCCGGCCGAGGTCGCCGTCGCGACCGCCGGGGCACTCGCGTCGGAGGGCCACGTGGACTTCACGGCGGTCGTCGCGGCCTCCGCCATGGGCTCGTGGCTCGGGGACGTCGGCCTGTTCCTGCTGGTCAGGCACAGCCTGAGCCCGTTCGTGGACCGCTGGCGCTGGGGCCGCAGGCTGCACACCGGGACCCGGGAGGCCCTCGACCAGCTCGGCCGCCTCGGCGCGTTCGTGACCATCGTGGGCACGCGGTTCCTCCCCGGCGGGCGGCTCGGCGTCACGGTCACGTCCGGGATGTCCCAGGTCTCCACGCGCGGCTTCGTGGTGAGCGACGCCGTCGGCGGCCTGCTGTGGTCGCTGTGGATGGCGGGGATCGGCTTCGTGGCCCACCGGACCACGAATCTGCCGTTCTGGGCAGCGGCCCTCGTGAGCGCGGGGGCCAGCACCGTGCTGGGCCTGGGGCTGGCGGCGGTCCTCGCGCGGCGTCGTCGGCACCGGGGCGCCGATGAGCCGGACGCGCCGCCCCGTATCCTTGGCAGGTGA
- a CDS encoding DedA family protein: MDPTVAAWLSGPWMLVWLAGLIVLDGLFPPVPSEIALLTAGSYAAEGRTSAAALVVVGTLGSWLGDICVYVLFRRQLTGFLDRSRWGRKVHGTVHRVVERFGPSSTYGAIIGIRFLTGGRLTASATSGIGEVPFRRFAVAAAAGGFLWSAWHVALGFVTGRATGLPFWMSAIIGTGVGLAIGLVIAGAVATRHRRGQRADVEGAELHDAELHGAELHNEEPVPPENEPEAP, encoded by the coding sequence GTGGATCCCACCGTCGCCGCGTGGCTGTCCGGCCCGTGGATGCTCGTGTGGCTCGCGGGGCTGATCGTCCTCGACGGGCTCTTCCCGCCGGTGCCGTCCGAGATCGCGCTCCTCACCGCGGGCAGCTACGCCGCCGAGGGCCGGACGAGTGCCGCTGCGCTCGTGGTGGTGGGGACACTGGGCTCATGGCTCGGCGACATCTGCGTCTACGTGCTGTTCCGCCGCCAGCTCACAGGCTTCCTCGATCGCAGCCGGTGGGGCCGGAAGGTGCACGGCACCGTCCACCGGGTGGTCGAGAGGTTCGGGCCGTCCTCGACCTACGGGGCGATCATCGGCATCCGGTTCCTCACCGGGGGGCGGCTGACCGCCAGCGCCACGTCCGGAATCGGCGAGGTGCCCTTCCGGCGGTTCGCCGTGGCTGCCGCCGCCGGCGGGTTCCTCTGGTCCGCGTGGCACGTGGCCCTGGGATTCGTCACCGGGCGCGCTACGGGGCTGCCGTTCTGGATGAGTGCCATCATCGGCACGGGCGTGGGCCTCGCCATCGGGCTCGTCATCGCAGGGGCCGTCGCAACGCGGCATCGGCGGGGGCAGCGCGCAGACGTCGAGGGCGCAGAACTGCACGATGCAGAACTTCACGGCGCAGAACTGCACAACGAGGAGCCGGTTCCGCCCGAGAACGAGCCCGAGGCCCCCTGA
- a CDS encoding O-acetyl-ADP-ribose deacetylase produces MRIEIVEGDITARPVDAIVNAANSSLLGGGGVDGAIHRAAGPELLEACRELRRTRLPAGLPVGSAVATPGFRLPARWVIHTVGPNWNAGQRDPDLLASCFVESLAVARELRAASVAFPAISAGIFGWDRDVVAATAVEAVRGAPEGSIETVEFVLFGDATAAAFTAALHRTV; encoded by the coding sequence ATGCGGATCGAGATCGTCGAGGGGGACATCACGGCCCGGCCCGTGGATGCGATCGTCAACGCGGCCAACTCCTCCCTCCTGGGCGGCGGGGGCGTGGACGGCGCCATCCACCGGGCGGCCGGGCCGGAGCTGCTCGAGGCCTGCCGTGAGCTGCGCCGCACGCGGCTGCCCGCGGGCCTGCCGGTGGGCTCCGCCGTCGCGACGCCGGGCTTCCGGCTGCCCGCGCGGTGGGTGATCCACACGGTCGGCCCGAACTGGAACGCGGGCCAGCGGGATCCGGACCTGCTCGCCTCGTGCTTCGTGGAGAGCCTCGCGGTGGCGCGGGAGCTCCGCGCCGCATCGGTCGCCTTCCCCGCGATCTCGGCGGGGATCTTCGGCTGGGACCGCGACGTCGTGGCGGCCACCGCCGTCGAAGCCGTGCGCGGCGCGCCCGAGGGGAGCATCGAGACGGTCGAGTTCGTGCTGTTCGGCGACGCGACCGCCGCGGCCTTCACCGCGGCCCTGCACAGGACCGTCTGA
- a CDS encoding pseudouridine synthase yields the protein MKSPLPVRDGVNATRLRLPAEGPWETALDYMLHRWGHVDPEGILARFDGGEIVAADGSPLSRRTPLEEHTFIWYYRTLPAEERLPVEVSVLYRDEHLLVADKPHFLPTTPGGTYIQESALVRLRNQLDLPDLVPMHRLDRMTAGVLLFSVNPETRGRYQVLFERRAVRKEYECVSALAPSGLDPAGGAHDAEWAAQRFGAPAVVRNRMVKSRDYLLASVVDGEPNAETKVTLERVGGPADAPRALFRLEPHTGKTHQLRVHMAGLGAGIMNDPFYPELLDKAPDDFARPLQLLARGIRFRDPLTGRDVEYRSELTLQEAPDWLARTSPLHGQPAHT from the coding sequence ATGAAATCCCCCCTCCCCGTCCGCGACGGCGTCAACGCCACGCGCCTGCGCCTGCCCGCGGAGGGGCCGTGGGAGACCGCGCTGGACTACATGCTGCACCGGTGGGGGCACGTGGACCCGGAGGGGATCCTCGCGAGGTTCGACGGCGGCGAGATCGTCGCCGCAGACGGCTCTCCGCTGTCCCGGCGCACCCCGCTCGAGGAGCACACGTTCATCTGGTACTACCGGACCCTGCCGGCGGAGGAGCGGCTGCCTGTCGAGGTCTCGGTGCTGTACCGGGACGAGCACCTGCTCGTGGCGGACAAGCCCCACTTCCTCCCGACGACCCCGGGCGGGACGTACATCCAGGAGTCGGCGCTCGTGCGGCTGCGGAACCAGCTGGACCTGCCGGACCTGGTCCCCATGCACCGGCTCGACCGGATGACGGCGGGCGTGCTGCTGTTCTCCGTCAACCCGGAGACGCGGGGACGGTACCAGGTGCTGTTCGAGCGGCGGGCCGTGCGCAAGGAATACGAGTGCGTCTCCGCGCTGGCTCCCTCTGGCCTCGACCCCGCCGGCGGTGCGCACGACGCCGAGTGGGCGGCACAGCGGTTCGGCGCCCCCGCCGTCGTGCGCAACAGGATGGTGAAGTCCCGCGACTACCTGCTCGCCTCGGTGGTGGACGGCGAGCCGAACGCCGAGACGAAGGTGACGCTCGAGCGGGTGGGCGGCCCCGCGGACGCGCCCCGGGCGCTGTTCCGGCTCGAGCCGCACACCGGCAAGACGCACCAGCTGCGCGTGCACATGGCCGGGCTCGGCGCGGGCATCATGAATGACCCGTTCTACCCCGAACTCCTGGACAAGGCGCCCGACGACTTCGCGCGGCCGCTCCAGCTCCTGGCCCGCGGCATCAGGTTCCGCGACCCGCTCACCGGACGGGACGTCGAGTACCGCAGCGAGCTCACCCTCCAGGAAGCCCCGGACTGGCTGGCCCGAACTTCCCCGCTGCACGGCCAACCGGCGCACACTTGA
- the ppc gene encoding phosphoenolpyruvate carboxylase: MHVDPTPDAAPAAGPAAELRADVRRLSTLLGESLVRQHGPGLLRLVEEVRLLTKESKEAARGGAGALGPWNAADVAEQVRELLASLPLDEATELVRAFAFYFHLANAAEQLHRVRELAGAADDGGWLASAVRDIAAQAGPEALQKVADSLDVRPVFTAHPTEATRRSVLDKLRAIDRILEVPSREGTALRRRQDRHLAEIIDQMWQTDEVRLVSPAPLDEARNAVYYLSAILAGPLPEVLDDLAGLLAEHGVALPAGRSPLRFGSWIGGDRDGNPNVTAEVTREILGLQNQTAVRIAVSIVDELISTLSNSTDLTSVLPELEESIGADLAKLPALDPRVMELNAHEPYRLKLTCIKAKLLNTGRRVASGIPHEPGRDYVNAGQLAADFDVIERSLRAHSPLAADGALGTARRILASCGLHLATLDIREQADYHHEAVALLLDPLGELPGPYASLPREERRRLLSRELASRRPLTGHPVVLPGHAGRVYETMRVIRQSRRLLGPDVIETYIVSVTRGPDDVLAAALLAREAGLVRLHGEEPYAHVGFAPLLETLDELRRAAEIVDGLLADPAYRELVRLRGDVQEVMLGYSDSNMESGVFTSQWEIHKAQRTLRDVAARHGVRLRLFHGRGGSVGRGGGPTHEAIMAQPNGVLEGEIKFTEQGEVISDKYSLPGLARENLELSLAAVMRATALHRDPHTALADRERFSALMDLVSDAAYTRYRGLIDDPHLPAYFAASTPVELIGQLNIGSRPARRPESDMASDGIPGFEGMRAITWVFGWTQSRQIVPGWFGVGSGLRAAREAGRDRELREMFVKWPIFASVISNVEMTLAKTDLEIASHYVSTLVPPDLHGIFASIRAEYELTVAEVRRLSGEDELLDTAPTLKRTLEIRDQYLDPISYLQAELLRRLRAGEGRGAAGRVDGSEQLQRALLITINGIAAGLRNTG; the protein is encoded by the coding sequence GTGCACGTGGACCCGACGCCCGACGCCGCGCCCGCCGCGGGTCCCGCGGCAGAACTCAGGGCCGACGTCCGCCGCCTCTCGACGCTGCTGGGCGAGTCGCTCGTCCGCCAGCACGGGCCCGGGCTGCTGCGCCTCGTCGAGGAGGTGCGCCTGCTGACCAAGGAGTCGAAGGAGGCCGCGCGGGGCGGCGCGGGGGCGCTCGGCCCGTGGAACGCGGCCGACGTCGCCGAGCAGGTCCGAGAGCTCCTCGCTTCCCTGCCGCTGGACGAGGCGACCGAGCTGGTCCGGGCCTTCGCGTTCTACTTCCACCTCGCGAACGCCGCCGAGCAGCTCCACCGGGTGCGCGAGCTCGCCGGCGCGGCGGACGACGGCGGGTGGCTGGCCTCCGCGGTCCGCGACATTGCCGCGCAGGCCGGGCCGGAGGCGCTGCAGAAGGTCGCGGACTCCCTCGACGTGCGGCCGGTGTTCACGGCGCACCCGACGGAGGCCACGCGCCGGTCCGTGCTGGACAAGCTGCGCGCGATCGACCGGATCCTCGAGGTCCCCTCGCGCGAGGGAACGGCCCTACGCCGCCGGCAGGACCGGCACCTCGCGGAGATCATCGACCAGATGTGGCAGACCGACGAGGTGCGGCTCGTGAGCCCCGCCCCGCTCGATGAGGCCCGCAACGCGGTGTACTACCTCAGCGCCATCCTCGCGGGCCCCCTCCCGGAGGTCCTCGACGACCTCGCCGGCCTGCTGGCGGAGCACGGTGTGGCGCTGCCGGCGGGGCGCTCGCCGCTGCGTTTCGGCTCGTGGATCGGCGGGGACCGGGACGGCAACCCCAACGTGACCGCGGAGGTGACGCGCGAGATCCTGGGGCTGCAGAACCAGACGGCGGTGCGGATCGCCGTCAGCATCGTGGACGAGCTCATCAGCACGCTGTCCAACTCGACCGACCTGACCTCGGTGCTGCCGGAGCTCGAGGAGTCGATCGGCGCGGACCTCGCCAAGCTGCCTGCGCTGGACCCGCGCGTCATGGAGCTCAACGCCCACGAGCCGTACCGGCTCAAGCTCACGTGCATCAAGGCCAAGCTCCTGAACACGGGTCGCCGCGTCGCGTCGGGCATCCCGCACGAGCCCGGCCGCGACTACGTCAACGCGGGCCAGCTTGCCGCGGACTTCGACGTGATCGAGCGGTCCCTTCGCGCGCACTCGCCCCTCGCGGCCGACGGCGCGCTGGGCACCGCCCGCCGGATCCTCGCCTCGTGCGGGCTGCACCTCGCGACCCTGGACATCCGCGAGCAGGCCGACTACCACCACGAGGCCGTGGCGCTCCTGCTCGATCCGCTGGGGGAGCTGCCCGGGCCCTACGCGTCGCTGCCGCGCGAGGAGCGGCGGAGGCTCCTGAGCCGGGAGCTCGCGTCACGGCGGCCGCTGACCGGCCACCCCGTGGTCCTCCCGGGTCACGCGGGCCGGGTCTACGAGACGATGCGCGTGATCCGGCAGTCCCGCCGGCTCCTGGGCCCGGACGTGATCGAGACGTACATCGTGTCCGTGACCCGCGGGCCGGACGACGTCCTCGCCGCGGCCCTGCTGGCCCGCGAGGCCGGACTCGTGCGGCTGCACGGAGAGGAGCCGTACGCGCACGTAGGGTTCGCGCCGCTCCTCGAGACCCTCGACGAGCTGCGCCGGGCCGCGGAGATCGTCGACGGGCTGCTGGCCGATCCGGCGTACCGCGAGTTGGTCCGGCTGCGCGGGGACGTGCAGGAGGTCATGCTCGGCTACTCGGACTCGAACATGGAGTCCGGGGTCTTCACCTCCCAGTGGGAGATCCACAAGGCGCAGCGGACCCTGCGCGACGTCGCGGCGCGGCACGGGGTCCGGCTGCGGCTGTTCCACGGCCGCGGCGGCTCCGTGGGGCGCGGCGGGGGGCCGACACACGAGGCCATCATGGCCCAGCCCAACGGCGTCCTCGAGGGCGAGATCAAGTTCACCGAGCAGGGCGAGGTGATCAGCGACAAGTACTCGTTGCCAGGCCTCGCCCGGGAGAACCTCGAGCTGTCGCTGGCCGCCGTCATGCGAGCCACCGCGCTGCACCGCGACCCGCACACCGCGCTCGCGGACAGGGAGCGGTTCAGTGCGCTCATGGACCTCGTCTCCGACGCCGCGTACACACGGTACCGGGGCCTCATCGACGATCCGCACCTGCCCGCGTACTTCGCGGCCTCGACGCCCGTGGAGCTGATCGGGCAGCTCAACATCGGCTCCCGGCCCGCGCGGCGTCCGGAGTCGGACATGGCGTCGGATGGGATCCCGGGGTTCGAGGGGATGCGGGCGATCACGTGGGTGTTCGGCTGGACGCAGTCCCGCCAGATCGTCCCCGGCTGGTTCGGCGTGGGCTCGGGGCTGCGGGCCGCGCGCGAGGCTGGCCGGGACCGTGAGCTGCGGGAGATGTTCGTCAAGTGGCCGATCTTCGCCTCGGTCATCTCCAACGTCGAGATGACGCTGGCCAAGACGGACCTCGAGATCGCCTCGCACTACGTCTCGACCCTCGTGCCGCCTGACCTGCACGGCATCTTCGCGTCCATCCGGGCCGAGTACGAGCTCACCGTGGCCGAGGTCCGCCGGCTCTCCGGCGAGGACGAACTCCTCGACACCGCCCCCACCCTCAAGCGGACCCTCGAGATCAGGGACCAGTACCTCGACCCGATCAGCTACCTCCAGGCCGAACTGCTGCGCCGCCTGCGCGCCGGTGAGGGCCGCGGTGCGGCGGGACGCGTGGACGGCTCCGAGCAGCTTCAGCGGGCGCTCCTCATCACGATCAACGGCATCGCGGCCGGCCTGCGCAACACCGGCTAG
- a CDS encoding Hsp20/alpha crystallin family protein codes for MSELAHWLDPRRRPFELLEKFFEGDTSSAAIKVEEVRDGDSLVVRAELPGIDPEKDVDVSISDGSLHISGHREEKTEEKSKDSYRTEFRYGSFSRTLPLPEGATAESVTASYKDGVLEVRVPIPATPPAPPSSKVQVTRG; via the coding sequence ATGTCCGAACTCGCTCACTGGCTTGATCCGCGCAGGCGGCCGTTCGAGCTCCTGGAGAAATTCTTCGAAGGCGACACCTCGAGCGCGGCCATCAAGGTCGAGGAGGTCCGCGACGGCGACTCGCTCGTGGTCCGGGCGGAACTGCCCGGGATCGACCCCGAGAAGGACGTCGATGTGAGCATCTCCGACGGATCCCTGCACATCAGCGGGCATCGCGAGGAGAAGACGGAGGAGAAGTCGAAGGACTCCTACCGCACGGAGTTCCGCTACGGCTCGTTCTCCCGGACGCTCCCGCTGCCCGAGGGCGCCACGGCCGAGTCGGTCACCGCCTCGTACAAGGACGGCGTCCTCGAGGTCCGGGTGCCCATTCCCGCCACCCCGCCGGCCCCGCCCTCGTCCAAGGTCCAGGTCACCCGCGGCTGA